The stretch of DNA CCAATAGTGCGGCAACTTGAACGGATGCCGCATCCCGGCGGCGGAAATTGTCAAGCAGATAGTTGAGGGTCAACCCTGTATCCACAATGTCTTCCACCACAAGCACGTCACGCCCTTTGAGACTGGTGTCGAGATCTTTCAAAATTCGCACTTCACCAGACGACTTGGCCGCTGCTCCATAGCTTGATACGGCAATAAAATCAACGGTTAAGGGCAGGTCTACACATCGCATCAGGTCAGAGGTAAAGAGACTGGCCCCTTTGAGAACACTGATCAGCGCCAGCGATTTCCCGCGATAATCGGTTGTAATTTGATTGCCCAGTTGCTGGATGCGCTCCTGAATTTGAGCACGGTCAATTAAAACTTTGAGATTGGGTTGGATAAATTCTGACACAATACCTGTCCAAAAAAGAAAGAATGTGATTTAAACACAAGCAGATCAGCCAGTGCCTGATCTCTGATTGGGGGCTTGCTCGACCACGACCGTCACAAGTTCTGTCCAGAAGGAAACCGCGATCAGATATCAGAGATGGCCAGGTGGTGGCAGCTCAGGAAATGACATCTTCCCCAAACATGACATGGGTTTCTTCGTCAACTGGGCCAAGCCCAAGGTGGCGCTCGCCATTGATGTCGCGGATCCAGACCACGTTCATCAATTCCCGTCGTTCAGGGTTGATTGCCGGAACAACCAGCGCCAGTTGATCTCCCACTTCAACCTGAATGGCGGAAATGACACAGGCCCCTTTCCGGCTGATAGAGATACATTCCCCGGTGCTGTTAAAGAATTCACCGTCTTTGGCAATACCCTCCACCACAGCCGTCAGGCTACAAGGTAATCGTTTCTCTCGACGCGTTGATTCAAAATCCTCACTCATCGAACCCTCCTTGGGCTTCGCACATGAATTGAAAGACACCCCATTTTCTCAACTGGGAAACACAGCCATCGCTCAGTTAAGGACCGGCTTCTTCTATCGTAGCTAGGATTTGTAAGGTTGTTTACTTGGAAAAATGAGTACTTCTTCAGTATTCATGATGTTTTCGTGAAGTGCAAGACCAAACTGTGACTTCAGAACTTCCAACTCAAGACCGAAAGAATTTTTGGGAGGTGGAAATCAGCAGGAAAACTGGGATTTTGGAAACAAAAAAGCTCTGAAGCATGCATTCGACTTCAGAGCCAAAGTGAGGAGACGACCGTGAAAAATGTTCCAAATTCAACTTCACGCCTACACCAAATTGTTTTGCGACAAAGAGGCGGAAAAACAAATCGGTGAAGTCCAGGAACTATATGTCATTGCTGGTGAAACTGCCAAACGATTTTTTACAAGTCCAGGCAGGTTACACAAACTCAAAGCTTTCGCATCTGCTTTTGGAGTTGTTTATCAAATCGTCGAGGGCCTTCATCGTGACGTAATTCCATAAACTTGTGGAGTTGATCGGTGGTCAAAATCTGGCGGAGTTGGGATTGAACTTTGGTTTGGATCATCAACAACTGGGTTTGGGCTTCAGCCAGATCTTTGGCCCGTTGATTCACAGCCGCTTCGTTAAATTCATCGCTAAACAATGCATCATCCAGCGCAAACCGCCTGGCCCGCATATCCTTGAAGGCGCTGGCCATCGCCAGCCCATGTTGGCGATAAACCTGGCGAATCCGTATCTGCTGGTCTTCAGTGAGTCCAAGGGCCGCCGCCAGCAATCTGGATTCATACGGATTGCGCAACAATGATTCAAAAACCGGCTGGCGGCTGTTATAGGGCTCTGATTCGGCCTGATCAGCTTTTGGCCGGACCTGAGATGCGGGTGGCTGTTGGGCCAGCGCACTTGACGTTGCAACAACCATCACGATTCCAAGGACCGACCCGACCAGAAGATAGTTAAGGTTCAACGAGTAACTCACGTTCGTCATATGGAGTGTTTGATCCTTCAAGCCTGGTGAAACTGTACCAATCTTTTCAGTGACTGGATTCTTTGCCAGGGTTAGAGCCTGAGCGAGATTAAAAAGTTTGTCAAAAATCAGGTAAAACCACAATGAAAGAGAAATGAGAGAACCACAAATCCATTTCAGTCCCTAAAGGAGGTTCGGCGAAACTTTTTTGAAACTGGTTGGCTTGCTTCAAATCAGCGGCATAATCCACAAAATTGATCTCGGAAGGTTGGTTTGCTTTTCGGTCAATCAGCGATATAGGTTGAGGACCACAAGCATAACGCGATTCGTTTTGGTTCTTTTTTCTCTCCCGTTTTCCATCCTGGAACGGTACTGATCCGGTTGTCCTTCCTACTATTTACGGCCCTGGCTCTTGTTGCCGGATGGGAAACGTCGTTACGTCCCGTTGTTGGGAAGAAAGCGCATTTCCTGGTATGGACGACGCCCTGGCCATCAACCGATGGCAATTTACCTTTACCATTACCTTTCATTACCTGTTTCCTCAACTGACGATGGGGCTGGCGCTGCTAATTGTCATGCTCAAAAGCCTGGCGGTGTGGAAAAACGACGACCGTTTCAACCGGGCCGCGCAGTTTTGGGGAAAAGTCTTTGGAATCAGCTTTTTCTTTGGCGTGATTACCGGCATTCCCATGGAATTCCAGTTTGGCACCAACTGGGCACGGTTTGCCCGCTTTGCCGGAGGTGTCATCGGCCAGACACTGGCCATGGAAGGCGTATTTGCCTTTTTCCTGGAATCCTCATTTCTGGGGCTGTTTCTGTTTGGCGAAAAACGACTTGGCCGGTGGGGGCACTGGCTGGCGTCGGTGCTGGTTTTTCTGGGTTCGTGGCTGTCGGGCTATTTCATCATCGTGACCAATGCCTGGATGCAGCATCCGGTCGGGTACATTGTCGCCAGCGATGGATCGGTTCACCTCTCCAGTTTTTGGGCCCTCCTGTTAAACCCCTGGGCCATCTGGCAATACCTGCACAATATGAATGGTTCGGTGGTCACCGCCTCGCTTGTCATGACATCAGTGGGTGCCTATTACCTGTTATCACGTGAACAAGTCGAGTACGGTCAAATGTTTCTGAAACTGGGCGTCATCACCGCCTGTATCGCCAGTTTTTTGCAGGCCATGCCAACCGGAGATATGCAGGCTAAACTGGTCGCCCGCCATCAGCCAGCCGCATTTGCCGCCATGGAAGGGTTGTTCAAAACCGAGCAGGGCGCCGCCATGGTGATCATCGGCCAACCGGATGTTGAAAACCAACGGTTGGACAACCCCATCATGATTCCCAATATGCTCAGTTTTTTGACCTATCAGCGATGGGGAGCGGAAGTGAAAGGACTCGAAGCCTTCCCACGTGAAGAATGGCCCGACCATATTCCTCTGCTCTACTACAGCTATCACATCATGATTGGGCTGGGCACCATCTTTATTGGGATTACCAGCATCGCTGTATTCCTACTCTGGCGGGGATGGCTTTTCCAGTCCCGGTGGATGCTCTGGATTTTAATGCTCAGTTTTCCATTTCCCTTCATCGCCAACACCGCCGGATGGGTCACCGCCGAAGTCGGACGGCAACCCTGGCTGGTGTATGGATTGCTGCGCACCAGTCAAGGCACGTCTCCACTTGTGTCAGCCGGCAATGGACTCTTTACCTTGCTCGGGTTTATGGGGATGTACACGATCCTGGCAATCTTATTTTTGTTTTTGATGTGGCGTGAAATTGACCACGGGCCGAAAGCGCTCGAATCAACTCATGATCAGAGCCAACCAGAACAGGAAGGGGGGAAAGCCTGATGCAACCGGTGTGGTTTGTGCTTGTGGCATTGATGCTCACAGTGTATGTGGTACTGGATGGGTTTGACCTCGGCGCCGGAATCATCCACCTCCTGGTCGGAAAAACCGACCGCGAACGCCGGACTGTCCTCCGCTCAATCGGGCCGGTCTGGGATGGAAACGAAGTGTGGCTGCTGGCGACGGGAGGAACACTTTATTGCATGTTTCCAGTTCTGTATGCCGCCAGCTTTAGTGGATTTTACCTGCCCTTGATGATGGTTTTGTGGTTGTTAATGCTGCGCGGGATGGGGATTGAACTCCGTGGTCATATCGAGAACCCAATGTGGCATTCGTTCTGGGATGTAGTGTTTGCCGCATCAAGTGCTCTGTTAGCCATCTTTCTGGGAGCAGCACTTGGAAATGTCATCCGTGGCGTACCACTGAACGCAGAAGGGTATTTCTTTGAACCATTGTGGACCAATTTCCAACCGGGTCCACATCCCGGCATTCTCGACTGGTACACAGTGCTGGCTGGTCTGGTAGCACTCGTTGCTCTGACCACACACGGTGCGGCCTATGTTGCCGCCAAAACCCTTGAGACAGTGAATGAACGGGCCCGTCAGGCTGGCTTGCTCTCAAGCCGAATACTTATTTTGTTGACACCAATCAGCTTAGCGGCCACGCTCGTGGTACGACCCGCCATGCTCGATAATTACCGGGCACACTGGTGGGGGCTGGTCTTTCCACTGCTGGTTGTGGGCGGGCTCATCGGACTGGAATTCTTTTGGAGGACCGGAAAAGATGGAATGGTATTCCTGTCTTCGACAACTTATCTGGTGGGAATGCTTGGGGGTGCCGCCTTTGGACTCTTTCCGACAGTGCTACCCGCCAGTACTGATACAACGCACAGCCTGACAATTTACAACGCTTCAACTGGCGAATATGGCCTCAGTATCGGATTAACCTGGTGGTGTGTCGGAATGCTCCTTGCCACGGGGTACTTTACCTATCTCTACCGTTCATTTCAGGGCAAGGTTTTGGTTGAAGACTCGCAGGCTCAGGGCTGAAAACCAGGGCTAAGGGACTGTAAAAATACAACTTCCCGTTTTTATCGAAAGTCACCCGGAGAGATCGAATTTCAGAACAGGAAACCACGAAATACACGAAAAACACGAAAAAGAAATCCAAAGACTTCAATGGGGTCTGAGCTTTTGTCAGGGAAAGTGCCACCGAACTCAAAAGAAAATGGCTTCGACCCAAATGAAAATCGGGAAGTAATAGCCGTGGTGCGAAGCCCACGGTCACGGCCAGGACGCGCCCAATCCCGATAAAAGCATTGTTCAATTTTCTTTTTAGGGCTGAAGAAGACGGCTGAAGAAGCTTGACTGATTCGAAAGCGTTGATTTCTAACCACTAACCACTAACCACTCTTTAGTTTCTTCATTCCATCAGGGCCAACGACTGGCAATCACCAGAAATCCCTGTACCAGTCCAATCACAAACCCAACCACTGCCCCAAATCGAATAATCATCCGGAGTTCGCGACCAGCCGCCTGGTACACCAGGTCTTCGATCATTTCATCCGAGAACGCCATCAGTTGCTCTTTTAAAATCCGCTCCATATCCAATCGCTGGCTCAGTGTGATGACAAACCGATCAACCGCCGATAGATCCGGTGTTGCAATCGGAGTTCCATCCGGTTCATCCTGAGCCTCGCGAGTTGGAAAAATCTGATGACCCGCAGCGGCAATCGCTTCCAGCAAAGCGGCCCGCGAAAGCGGGTTTTGACTGATTTCGCTGGCTAAATCCCGAAGCGATGCAGCCAAAACTTTGCGCACCAATCCAGCTTCAACCAGAATTTTCGCCACGGTTTGCCCAAGTAATCCATATTTTTCGTCAATGGCGGCAATCACTCCGCGAGCGACAGACACATCCAGCCGTTCGGCTACGTGGCGATTATTGCCGGAATCCTCAATGACCTGAACCAGTCGTTCAGCAATATCGTGCAAAAAGGCATCGCTTCCGGTTTGTTCGGCATACTGCCTGGCGGATACCACTTCCATTTCCCGCCGGATACCCATCCGAAATAATTCATCGGCAATTGTTTCAACCGTCAAGACACGTTCAGCAATCACCTGGGCAAATGTGGTCAAGAAACGTTCGCGTTCGGCAGGGATCATGCCTGGAGTAAAGGGCAGTTGAATTCCCCACACCAGGATTGCTTTCCGCGGTCGAAAGACCATTCGGACGGCGAGCCAGGCTCCAAAAAAACCGTGGAGCGTGGCAATCACTAACTGGAAAAGCGCTGCCCAAATGACTGTGTCGGCCATAAACCTTTTATGCCTGATTCTTCGCTCTTGGTTTCGAAAATCCGGAACCCGGTTCTATACTTCGGGAAGTTCAAGCATTGCGAGGCTGCCTGGGTTTCGGCGATCTACGCGAATTCCAACTTTGCCCCGCAAAATATCAACCAGTAAGTTACCGACCACGGCAGCACGCCATCCTCGCAGCAAATTCAGGTCAGGGAGGGGGGATTGCGGATCCTGGGTGGCGGCCCAGTTGGCCAGCCGAACTAACTCGTCACGGGTGCTGACCAGTGCCGGAGCCAGTTCCAACCGGGTGGCCTGTGCGCGGACCACGGCACCGAGCAGTGAAGCAATCGTGTCGGCATCGGCATCATTTTCACGTGGTTGAAATGGCTCGGGTAATTCTGATTCCGGCAAGGCCAGCCCGCTCCGGATGGCCGCCAAAATTTCCTCCCGTAAACTGGGCGGGAGGTTTGGTTTAAATCCACGAATCTGGCGCAGTTCGGCATCTGTTTTCGGCAGGACATAACACAACTGGCGCATGACATCCTCGCCTAAAATTGTGGTTACCGGACGCGATTCGGCACGCGCGGTGTACTCACGCCACGCAGCCAGTTCACGCAAGACTCCCAGTTCTCGACGGGACAACCCGGCCAGCTTCCCAAAGCGAAGGTACGCCTGTTCCGGAGTCCGGGTCTGAAGGGCCTGTGTCACCATTTCCGCACAGGCTTCAGCGACCCAATCCCACCGTTGCCGCTGCTCGAGTTGCTCAACCAGTAATTGCGATAATGACAACAGATAGCGAACATCATTGAGGGCATAATCAACCTGTTCGCGATTGAGAGGCCGTCGCGTCCAATCGGTGAATTGCTGTCGCTTGCTCAAAAAAACTTTCAAACATCGCGAGACCAGCGCCACATAGCCGACCGATTCCCCAAACCCAAGAAATGCCGCTGCAATCTGGGTATCAAACACCCCAACCGGCGTGATGCCCGTCTCACGTTGCAAAATGGCGATATCCTGGGTGCCGGCATGGAATATTTTTTGAACCTCAGGTGAGGCCAGAATCGGTCCCAGCGGGGCAATATTGACTCGAAATGGATCAACCGCCACGATTTTGCTCGGCGTGGCAATTTGCACCAGACAAAGCTGCGGGACATAACGGCCCTCGCCCTGAAACTCCAGATCAATTCCAATCTGGGGCGATTCGGCAGCTTCATTGCAAAAGGTAGTAAAGGCACGATCTGAATCTATCCACATTCTTCCGTCACACTTTCTATCGTGGAAATTGGGGTCCGAAGACCCATGGGTCTACTTTTTATTGGCAATCGCCTGCCCATCAAAGACAATTTTGATCAGTTCTTTGATCAGAAATGAAATCTGAAAGCCCCTAAGCGGCGTCGAGACTTCCTGAAATTCCACTCGTCATCACTGAGGTTCACAGGTACAATCCCGACTGATCCCAGCATGTCACTCCTCTTGGCGAGAAGCTTCCCATGGCCAGTGCGCAAGACTTTGAATCAATCCCCTGTACCTGTTGCGGTAAACCACTGATGCTCGGTTCACTTTACTACAATGTCAGCCTCCGCGTCGAAGCCGCCTTTGATGGATATTTAAACGTTGATGAGGTGTTGGGCGATGGTGAGTCAAGCCAGTCGCAAATGAACAAGATGCTCAATTTGATCCAACATTCCTCCGCCGAAACCCTGCAACGTGAAGTCAGTCAGGTTGTGACCGCTCAACTCTGTGTCATGTGCAAAAATGCACTCCTGGGATTGGTTTTTGGCCATCTTCCTTCTGTGTAGTGTGAGCCAATTCTGAGCAAGTAGCGAATCCTGAGTGAGTAGTGAGTGGCGAGTAGCCAGTAGCCAGTAGTCAATCCAAAAAAGGTGAAAGAGTACTAACATTTTCGACTAAATCCCTCATATTAGCCGATATTTAAACAATTCAATCAAATAAACTTAGTGAACCATTAACTGCTGACTGGCCTAAGACACAAAAGCCCGCCACCAATGGTTTTTTCAAACCAGAGAGAGCAGGCTTTTAGGGTGTTTTTGAGGAATCCCCCTTAGCGGACCAACCCGTCAAGAGGGCTGCTGGCACTGGCATAGAGGCGTCGAGGCATGCGTCCGGCCAGGTAGGCAAGTCGCCCAGCTTCAATGCCCAGCTTCATTGCTTCAGCCATTTTGACTGGATCTTGGGCCGTGGCAACCGCCGTGTTTAATAAAACACCGTCCATGCCCAGTTCCATTGCCAGCGCCACATCTGAAGCCGTTCCGACACCGGCATCCACAATAATTGGCACCGTCGTGATCAATTCGCGCAAAATGCGCATGGTGGTGAGGTTCTGAATGCCCAGTCCGGAACCAATTGGTGCGGCCAGGGGCATAATCGCCACGGCACCGGCATCAATGAGCTTTCGGGCAGTGATCAAATCATCATTAAAATAAGGCAGAACAATAAAGCCCTCTTTGGCCAGAACGCGTGTTGCTTCAACCAGTCCCTCGTTATCGGGGAACAAAGTTTTTTCATCGCCAATGACTTCGAGCTTCACCCAGGGGGTTTGCAAAACTTCGCGCGCCAGTCGAGCCGTTCGGATCGCTTCTTCGGCGGTGTAACACCCGGCTGTATTTGGAAGCAACAGAAACCGATTGGCATCAATGTAATCAAGCAGTGATTCCTGTGAACGGTCGGTTAAGTTCACCCGTCGAACGGCAACGGTGACAACTTCGGCACCAGATCGCACATGAGCGTCGCGCATGATTTCAAAACTGGGATATTTTCCAGTTCCAATCAACAAGCGGGAGCTGAATTCACGTCCCGCAATTACCAGCTTGTCATTTTCCAGAAGTGTACTCATAAAAACTCGATGGAGAGGAAAAACGGAAAAGAATCCCGACTCAGGCCCTTTGCCCTCCGTGGCTACCATCAGGACTCGCCGCCACCGACAAAATGGACGATTTCAACCCGGTCAGCTTCCTGCATGCAGGTCGTGGCCCACAGCGCACGGGGACAGATCGAACCATTTAACTCAATTGCAAGTCG from Acidobacteriota bacterium encodes:
- the hpt gene encoding hypoxanthine phosphoribosyltransferase; translation: MQPNLKVLIDRAQIQERIQQLGNQITTDYRGKSLALISVLKGASLFTSDLMRCVDLPLTVDFIAVSSYGAAAKSSGEVRILKDLDTSLKGRDVLVVEDIVDTGLTLNYLLDNFRRRDAASVQVAALLDKPERRLAQVDVAYTGFTIPNEFVVGYGLDYAERYRNLPYIAILQLEES
- a CDS encoding PilZ domain-containing protein — encoded protein: MSEDFESTRREKRLPCSLTAVVEGIAKDGEFFNSTGECISISRKGACVISAIQVEVGDQLALVVPAINPERRELMNVVWIRDINGERHLGLGPVDEETHVMFGEDVIS
- a CDS encoding periplasmic heavy metal sensor, with product MTNVSYSLNLNYLLVGSVLGIVMVVATSSALAQQPPASQVRPKADQAESEPYNSRQPVFESLLRNPYESRLLAAALGLTEDQQIRIRQVYRQHGLAMASAFKDMRARRFALDDALFSDEFNEAAVNQRAKDLAEAQTQLLMIQTKVQSQLRQILTTDQLHKFMELRHDEGPRRFDKQLQKQMRKL
- a CDS encoding cytochrome ubiquinol oxidase subunit I — encoded protein: MDDALAINRWQFTFTITFHYLFPQLTMGLALLIVMLKSLAVWKNDDRFNRAAQFWGKVFGISFFFGVITGIPMEFQFGTNWARFARFAGGVIGQTLAMEGVFAFFLESSFLGLFLFGEKRLGRWGHWLASVLVFLGSWLSGYFIIVTNAWMQHPVGYIVASDGSVHLSSFWALLLNPWAIWQYLHNMNGSVVTASLVMTSVGAYYLLSREQVEYGQMFLKLGVITACIASFLQAMPTGDMQAKLVARHQPAAFAAMEGLFKTEQGAAMVIIGQPDVENQRLDNPIMIPNMLSFLTYQRWGAEVKGLEAFPREEWPDHIPLLYYSYHIMIGLGTIFIGITSIAVFLLWRGWLFQSRWMLWILMLSFPFPFIANTAGWVTAEVGRQPWLVYGLLRTSQGTSPLVSAGNGLFTLLGFMGMYTILAILFLFLMWREIDHGPKALESTHDQSQPEQEGGKA
- the cydB gene encoding cytochrome d ubiquinol oxidase subunit II: MQPVWFVLVALMLTVYVVLDGFDLGAGIIHLLVGKTDRERRTVLRSIGPVWDGNEVWLLATGGTLYCMFPVLYAASFSGFYLPLMMVLWLLMLRGMGIELRGHIENPMWHSFWDVVFAASSALLAIFLGAALGNVIRGVPLNAEGYFFEPLWTNFQPGPHPGILDWYTVLAGLVALVALTTHGAAYVAAKTLETVNERARQAGLLSSRILILLTPISLAATLVVRPAMLDNYRAHWWGLVFPLLVVGGLIGLEFFWRTGKDGMVFLSSTTYLVGMLGGAAFGLFPTVLPASTDTTHSLTIYNASTGEYGLSIGLTWWCVGMLLATGYFTYLYRSFQGKVLVEDSQAQG
- a CDS encoding DUF445 family protein produces the protein MADTVIWAALFQLVIATLHGFFGAWLAVRMVFRPRKAILVWGIQLPFTPGMIPAERERFLTTFAQVIAERVLTVETIADELFRMGIRREMEVVSARQYAEQTGSDAFLHDIAERLVQVIEDSGNNRHVAERLDVSVARGVIAAIDEKYGLLGQTVAKILVEAGLVRKVLAASLRDLASEISQNPLSRAALLEAIAAAGHQIFPTREAQDEPDGTPIATPDLSAVDRFVITLSQRLDMERILKEQLMAFSDEMIEDLVYQAAGRELRMIIRFGAVVGFVIGLVQGFLVIASRWP
- a CDS encoding HRDC domain-containing protein, yielding MWIDSDRAFTTFCNEAAESPQIGIDLEFQGEGRYVPQLCLVQIATPSKIVAVDPFRVNIAPLGPILASPEVQKIFHAGTQDIAILQRETGITPVGVFDTQIAAAFLGFGESVGYVALVSRCLKVFLSKRQQFTDWTRRPLNREQVDYALNDVRYLLSLSQLLVEQLEQRQRWDWVAEACAEMVTQALQTRTPEQAYLRFGKLAGLSRRELGVLRELAAWREYTARAESRPVTTILGEDVMRQLCYVLPKTDAELRQIRGFKPNLPPSLREEILAAIRSGLALPESELPEPFQPRENDADADTIASLLGAVVRAQATRLELAPALVSTRDELVRLANWAATQDPQSPLPDLNLLRGWRAAVVGNLLVDILRGKVGIRVDRRNPGSLAMLELPEV
- a CDS encoding thiazole synthase; the protein is MSTLLENDKLVIAGREFSSRLLIGTGKYPSFEIMRDAHVRSGAEVVTVAVRRVNLTDRSQESLLDYIDANRFLLLPNTAGCYTAEEAIRTARLAREVLQTPWVKLEVIGDEKTLFPDNEGLVEATRVLAKEGFIVLPYFNDDLITARKLIDAGAVAIMPLAAPIGSGLGIQNLTTMRILRELITTVPIIVDAGVGTASDVALAMELGMDGVLLNTAVATAQDPVKMAEAMKLGIEAGRLAYLAGRMPRRLYASASSPLDGLVR
- the thiS gene encoding sulfur carrier protein ThiS, whose amino-acid sequence is MHVTLNGESHTFDNPISLSELVVYLGLKPERLAIELNGSICPRALWATTCMQEADRVEIVHFVGGGES